A section of the Trichomycterus rosablanca isolate fTriRos1 chromosome 6, fTriRos1.hap1, whole genome shotgun sequence genome encodes:
- the LOC134317101 gene encoding heme oxygenase-like, with amino-acid sequence MGEEKHNVQKQNIQDTDCDLSERIRDVTKKVHTQANNTELMQAFQRGNITLMQYKLLLCSFYKIYEALEEELDSNASHKSVAPIYFPQELARMEVLKKDLEHFYGQNWRTKMIVPAATLRYTQRLREIGRLYPEYLVAHAYTRYLGDLSGGQALSRVPQKCLGLKNGDGLAFFSFPAISSPNLFKQLYRSRMNSIELMEKQEKGVLEEAVRAFELNIQVFNEIQDMLSPSEKNEIRQQTKAYLKIPVIKAYESSALPFLPFGSQILRMLFGVCLALAVGIGISAQIL; translated from the exons atgggagaagaaaaacacaatgtacagaaacagaacaTCCAGGACACAGACTG TGATCTGTCAGAGCGGATAAGGGATGTGACTAAAAAGGTTCACACTCAAGCCAATAACACTGAGTTGATGCAGGCCTTCCAAAGAGGAAACATTACCCTGATGCAGTACAAG CTACTGTTGTGTTCATTTTATAAGATCTATGAGGCGCTAGAGGAGGAACTGGACAGTAATGCTTCCCACAAAAGTGTTGCACCAATATATTTCCCTCAAGAACTGGCCAGAATGGAGGTGCTTAAAAAAGATCTGGAGCATTTCTACGGTCAGAACTGGAGGACAAAGATGATCGTACCAGCTGCTACACTGAGATATACTCAGAGACTAAGAGAG ATCGGTAGGTTGTATCCTGAGTACCTTGTGGCTCATGCTTACACACGCTACCTGGGTGATCTGTCAGGTGGACAGGCGTTGAGCCGAGTTCCCCAAAAGTGTTTAGGGCTAAAGAATGGAGATGGCTTGGCTTTTTTCTCGTTTCCAGCCATCAGCAGCCCGAACCTGTTCAAGCAGCTGTACAGAAGCAGAATGAACAGCATCGAGCTGATGGAGAAACAAGAGAAGGGAGTTCTGGAAGAAGCTGTCAGAGCTTTTGAGTTGAACATTCAG GTCTTCAATGAAATTCAGGACATGCTGAGTCCCTCTGAGAAGAATGAAATCAGGCAGCAAACCAAAGCATATCTGAAGATTCCTG TTATCAAAGCCTACGAGAGCTCAGCACTGCCCTTCTTGCCATTCGGCTCTCAAATACTAAGGATGCTGTTTGGAGTGTGTTTAGCTTTGGCAGTCGGAATAGGAATATCGGCACAAATTTTATAA